Proteins from one Candida orthopsilosis Co 90-125, chromosome 2 draft sequence genomic window:
- a CDS encoding Sit4 serine/threonine protein phosphatase catalytic subunit codes for MGERGPDQWLEQIKNCVALSESDMKQLCELVKELLMEESNIQPVQSPVTVCGDIHGQFHDLLELFRISGGLPSDDNQTNYIFLGDYVDRGYFSLETFTLLMVLKVKYPHRITMVRGNHETRQITQVYGFYEECLTKYGSTTVWKYCCQVFDFLTLAAIIDGKILCVHGGLSPEIRMLDQIRVLSRAQEVPHEGGFCDLVWSDPDNVDTWAVSPRGAGWLFGSKVSREFNHINNLQLIARAHQLVMEGFRYHFKEKDVVTVWSAPNYCYRCGNVASVMQIDEDLEPNFKIFSAVQDGDLTLKNNNTKQQRSDYFL; via the coding sequence ATGGGAGAGCGAGGTCCAGATCAATGGCTTGAACAGATTAAAAACTGTGTAGCATTATCCGAATCGGATATGAAACAATTATGTGAACTAGTTAAAGAATTACTAATGGAAGAATCCAACATTCAACCGGTCCAATCACCGGTCACAGTATGTGGGGATATTCATGGACAATTTCATGATTTATTGGAGTTATTTAGAATATCAGGTGGTTTGCCCAGTGATGataatcaaacaaattatATTTTCTTAGGTGATTATGTTGATCGTGGTTACTTCTCATTAGAGACTTTcacattgttgatggtgttgaaaGTTAAATATCCTCATCGTATAACTATGGTTAGAGGAAATCATGAAACAAGACAAATTACGCAAGTTTATGGATTTTATGAAGAATGTTTGACTAAGTATGGGTCTACTACAGTATGGAAATACTGCTGTCAAGTATTCGATTTCCTTACATTGGCAGCTATAATTGATGGTAAAATACTTTGTGTTCATGGTGGATTATCCCCTGAGATTAGAATGTTGGACCAAATTAGGGTGTTGTCTCGTGCACAAGAAGTGCCTCATGAAGGTGGTTTTTGTGATTTGGTATGGTCAGACCCCGACAATGTTGACACTTGGGCAGTTTCACCTCGTGGTGCTGGATGGttatttggatcaaaagTATCACGAGAATTTAATCATATAAataatttacaattgattgCTAGAGCTCATCAATTGGTAATGGAGGGGTTTAGATATcatttcaaagaaaaagatgtTGTAACCGTTTGGTCAGCTCCAAATTATTGTTATCGATGTGGTAATGTTGCTAGTGTTATGCAAATTGACGAAGACTTGGAACcaaattttaaaatatttAGTGCTGTACAAGATGGTGATTTAACTTTGAAGAATAATAATActaaacaacaaagaagtGATTATTTCTTGTGA
- a CDS encoding Nop4 nucleolar protein: MTSESESIPKDVAEPTTSDHTSTSKQLNDDGLDHKTLFVRSIPTEATSEDLSAYFSQFVPVKHAVIVTDENKQSRGFGFVSFTLDDDTLTALVEARKTKFQGKLLRVDIAKRRDRKTQGPDGASISKKQVEPVEKRRARLIIRNLPWSCKKPDTLKNIFQRYGAVFDAYIPKKKGGQMCGFAFVIMKKKAAADRAVKESKGLKIDGREVAVDFAVEKSKWEQVKDQESEDEEDEKEKGEEAAVNDHSSDDEEAEGGLGSDEDEEDDEDEKKDDEDSDDEENRDESNFDELNEINTDDEVDSDDEDIKIEIDSEPQREEEPKKKSNRQEAYSIFVRNIPYDADEESLKEHFEVFGPVKYALPVVDKETGLSKGSAFVAFKEEDAYLDCLDNAPSNTGSTSILIADDVSPKYVYQGRILSITSAVDRQSANKLAERNALKRKEVLGKAPAEKDKRNLFLLNEGRITENSRLAQFITKTDLELREKSYKLRVQQLNKNPTLHLSLTRLAIRNLPRAMNSKALKALGRKAVVQFATEVKEGQRQPLSKEEVSRSIKTKKELQEEIEVKSKNSKHKGVVKQAKVIMEVKGSGEAGRSRGYGFIEFRDHKAALQGLRWLNAHEVSIDEITEGMTDEEKKVAKLDGLNKRRLIVEFAVENAQVVKRRREKEIISKKFDKEKDKDGNDKKRKRDDDNDNGETRSKKQRKGKGPSRKGNMNKGGAKAQESKSEKEPRNKSGLSDNIKSIIGQKRKRRKGKK, encoded by the coding sequence ATGACGTCAGAAAGTGAAAGTATACCGAAAGATGTTGCTGAACCTACAACTTCTGACCACACGAGCACATCAAAACAGTTGAATGATGACGGTTTAGATCATAAAACACTTTTTGTTCGTTCGATACCGACTGAAGCTACATCAGAAGACTTATCAGCCTACTTTTCCCAATTTGTTCCAGTTAAACACGCAGTCATTGTAACTGACgaaaataaacaaagtagaggatttggatttgtttcATTCACTTTGGATGACGATACATTAACTGCTTTAGTTGAAGCAAGAAAGACTAAATTTCAAGGAAAATTATTACGAGTTGATATTGCCAAGAGAAGAGATAGGAAAACTCAAGGGCCCGATGGAgcctcaatttcaaagaaacaagTCGAACCAGTagagaaaagaagagcTCGTTTGATTATTAGAAACCTACCTTGGAGTTGCAAGAAGCCAGACACTTTAAAgaatatttttcaaagatatGGTGCTGTGTTTGATGCTTATATtccaaaaaagaaagggGGTCAAATGTGTGGATTTGCATTCGTGATCATGAAGAAAAAAGCTGCAGCTGATAGAGCTGTAAAAGAAAGTAAAGGGTTGAAAATCGATGGAAGAGAAGTTgctgttgattttgcaGTGGAAAAGTCCAAATGGGAACAGGTGAAGGATCAAGAaagtgaagatgaagaagacgaaaaagagaaaggtGAGGAAGCCGCAGTTAACGACCACTCcagtgatgatgaggaagcCGAAGGTGGTCTTGGtagtgatgaagatgaagaagatgacgaggatgaaaagaaggatgaCGAAGATAGTGATGACGAAGAAAATCGCGATGAATCAAACTTTGACgagttgaatgaaattAACACCGAcgatgaagttgattctgatgatgaagacatcaaaattgaaattgatagCGAGCCACAAAGAGAAGAGGAACCTAAAAAGAAGAGTAATAGACAAGAAGCATATTCTATCTTCGTACGGAACATTCCTTACGACgctgatgaagaaagttTAAAAGAACACTTTGAAGTATTTGGACCCGTCAAGTATGCTCTTCCGGTGGTCGACAAAGAGACTGGATTATCTAAAGGTTCAGCATTTGTTGCATTCAAGGAAGAAGATGCTTACCTCGACTGTCTTGACAATGCTCCATCAAATACAGgatcaacatcaatcttAATCGCTGATGACGTCTCACCCAAATACGTCTACCAAGGACGTATATTATCCATCACTTCTGCTGTTGATAGACAATCAGCTAACAAATTAGCTGAAAGGAATGCATTGAAGAGAAAGGAAGTTTTAGGTAAAGCCCCAGCAGAAAAGGATAAACGTAATTTGTTTTTACTTAATGAAGGTCGAATTACTGAAAATTCTCGATTAGCTCAATTTATTACCAAGACGGATTTAGAATTGAGAGAAAAATCATATAAGTTACGTgtccaacaattgaataagaACCCCACGTTACATTTATCATTAACTAGATTAGCAATTAGAAATTTACCTCGTGCCATGAATTCAAAAGCATTGAAAGCTTTGGGAAGAAAAGCAGTGGTTCAATTTGCTACTGAAGTTAAAGAAGGGCAAAGACAACCATTATCGAAAGAAGAAGTGTCTCGttcaatcaaaaccaaaaaggAACTTCAAGAAGAAATCGAAGTCAAATCGAAAAATTCCAAACACAAAGGTGTGGTCAAGCAGGCTAAGGTGATTATGGAAGTCAAAGGATCTGGTGAAGCTGGTCGTAGTAGAGGTTATGgttttattgaatttagAGATCACAAAGCTGCCTTACAAGGATTGAGATGGTTAAATGCTCAtgaagtttcaattgatgagatTACTGAAGGGATgactgatgaagaaaagaaagttgCCAAGTTAGATGGCTTAAATAAAAGAAGAttaattgttgaatttgcagTTGAGAATGCTCAAGTtgtgaaaagaagaagagaaaaagagatCATTAGTAagaaatttgataaagaaaaggaTAAAGATGGAAATGATAAAAAGAGGAAAcgtgatgatgataatgataatGGAGAGACTAGATCTAAGAAACAACGTAAAGGTAAAGGGCCACTGAGAAAAGGTAATATGAATAAGGGTGGAGCTAAGGCTCAAGAATCAAAACTGGAAAAAGAACCAAGGAATAAATCAGGTCTTTCTGATAATATCAAATCCATCATTggacaaaagagaaagagaagaaaggGAAAGAAGTAG